In one Cervus elaphus chromosome 9, mCerEla1.1, whole genome shotgun sequence genomic region, the following are encoded:
- the CALR gene encoding calreticulin, with protein MLLPVPLLLGLLGLAAADPTVYFKEQFLDGDGWTERWIESKHKPDFGKFVLSSGKFYGDQEKDKGLQTSQDARFYALSARFEPFSNKGQTLVVQFTVKHEQNIDCGGGYVKLFPAGLDQTDMHGDSEYNIMFGPDICGPGTKKVHVIFNYKGKNVLINKDIRCKDDEFTHLYTLIVRPDNTYEVKIDNSQVESGSLEDDWDFLPPKKIKDPDADKPEDWDDRAKIDDPTDSKPEDWDKPEHIPDPDAKKPEDWDEEMDGEWEPPVIQNPEYKGEWKPRQIDNPDYKGIWIHPEIDNPEYSPDSNIYAYENFAVLGLDLWQVKSGTIFDNFLITNDEAYAEEFGNETWGVTKAAEKQMKDKQDEEQRLKEEEEEKKGKEEEEADKDDDEDKDEDEEDEDEKEEEEEEDAAAGQAKDEL; from the exons ATGCTGCTACCCGTTCCGCTGCTGCTCGGCCTTCTCGGCCTTGCCGCCGCTGACCCCACCGTTTACTTCAAGGAGCAGTTTCTGGACGGAG ACGGGTGGACCGAGCGCTGGATCGAATCCAAACACAAACCGGATTTTGGCAAATTCGTTCTCAGTTCCGGCAAGTTCTATGGTGACCAGGAGAAAGATAAAG GTCTGCAGACTAGCCAGGATGCCCGGTTCTATGCTCTGTCGGCGAGATTCGAGCCCTTCAGCAACAAGGGTCAGACGCTGGTGGTGCAGTTCACGGTGAAACACGAGCAGAACATCGACTGTGGGGGCGGCTATGTGAAGCTGTTTCCAGCTGGTTTGGACCAGACAGACATGCACGGAGACTCCGAATACAACATCATGTTTG GTCCGGACATCTGTGGCCCCGGTACCAAGAAGGTTCATGTCATCTTCAACTACAAGGGCAAGAATGTGCTGATCAACAAGGATATCCGCTGCAAG GACGATGAATTCACCCACCTGTATACGCTGATTGTGCGGCCTGATAATACCTATGAGGTGAAGATTGACAACAGCCAGGTGGAGTCAGGCTCTTTGGAGGACGATTGGGATTTCTTGCCACCCAAGAAGATAAAGGATCCTGATGCCGATAAGCCTGAAGACTGGGACGATCGCGCCAAGATCGATGACCCCACAGACTCCAAGCCTGAG GACTGGGACAAGCCTGAGCACATTCctgaccctgatgctaagaaaccCGAGGACTGGGATGAAGAGATGGACGGAGAGTGGGAACCACCTGTTATTCAGAACCCAGAGTACAAG GGGGAGTGGAAGCCCAGGCAGATCGACAACCCAGATTACAAGGGCATTTGGATCCACCCAGAGATTGACAACCCTGAGTATTCCCCTGACAGCAACATATATGCCTATGAAAACTTCGCTGTTCTAGGCTTGGATCTTTGGCAG GTCAAGTCTGGCACCATCTTTGACAACTTCCTCATCACCAACGATGAGGCGTATGCTGAGGAGTTTGGCAACGAGACGTGGGGTGTTACAAAG GCAGCAGAAAAGCAAATGAAGGACAAGCAGGATGAAGAACAGAGGctaaaggaagaggaggaggagaagaaaggcaaggaggaggaagaggcagacAAAGATGATGACGAGGACAAGGATGAGGATGAGGAGGATGAagatgagaaggaagaggaggaagaagaagatgcTGCCGCTGGCCAGGCCAAGGATGAGCTGTAG